The genomic interval CGATCGCGACCGTCGTGAAACCCAGTTCGGCGAGGGCATCGGCGCCCTCGGCAGCCTGCCGGGCCGTCCGGGCATTCGGGGCCAGGTACACGACGAGGTCCCGGGGATCGGCCGACCAGAACTGGCGGTGGGCGAACTCCTCGACGTCGTCGCTCCAGGCCGGGACGCGGGTCAGCTCGACCAGCTTGGCCGCGCCGTAGTCGGCCGTGGCGACGTGCGGCCCGGCCGCCAGGAACCGGACCCCGCCGAGCCCGCGCCCCACGACCGCGGCGACCAGATCACGGATGGCGCCCCCGACCGCCTCGATCACAGCCGGCAGCCGAGTCACGGCCTCGCGAAGGGGTGACTCCGCGACGCGCCACGGAGGCTCGCCCGGCCGATTCCCGGCCGCCCCATCCAGCAGCAGGGCGAGCGCGAGGAGTGTCGCCGTGTACGTCGCGGTGCCGCAGAGAAAGGGGGCCAGCTCGGGCAGCTCGAGCGAGACTCGGACCGGCGCGAGCGCCCCGAGCCGGCCGCCGGTCCCGTTGGTGAGCGCGACGCCACCGGCGCCGCGCGCGAGGGCCGCCTCCCACGCCTCGACGGTCCGGTCCACGTCGCCCGACATGGAGACGGCGACAACCCGGTCGGCGGCCGTGAGGCGCTCCGCCTCGTACACGACGAAGTCGAGGGCGCTGGCCGCGCGGTAGGGAAGCCCGGCGCCCCGCCCGAGCGCCAGGGTCAGGGCGCGCGCCGCGAACCAGCCGTCGCCGCACCCGACCGCGTACACGGCGCCCCCCGGCCCCGGGGCCAGGTGGGTCGCCCCCAGCCGGCCCAGCTCGCCGGCCCGACCCAGGAGACGCCGGAGGCACTCCGGCTGGCGCCGGATGTCGGCCAGCATCGGCTCGCCGTCCGCGGCGGGTGGCCGCCCCGCGGGACGGGCCTCCGTCACGATGCGAACTCGCGGTCGAAGCGCTCGACGATCTGCCCGCGTACCGGGGCGATCTTCGTCCAGTCGATCGTCTGGAGCTGCAGGACCTCCTCCGGTGTCGCCGGCGTGTACGGCTTGGCGGCCTCGGGCACGGCGACCCCCTTCACGGTGGGTCCGAAGTAGTACGGCCGATCGGCGGCCATGGCCTGATAGTCGACGCCGAGGATTCCGTTCAGCCAGTCGGCGACGAGGTCCGGGTAGCGGGTGCCGGTGATCTCCGAGAAGAACGAGATGACGGCGACCGGGCCCGGGTCGGGCTTGACGAAGCGGATCGGCATCCCCTTGTCGGCGAGCGTGGCCGCCCCGTTGTTCCAGAGCGGCGCGATCCCGATCTCGGCGCGCTCCACGAGCTGCGTCAGGATGCTGGGGCTCCGGCCGACGACGGGCCGAAGCTCCTTGGCCTTTGAGAACGCCGGCTCGAGCCGATCCTCGGCGCCCCCGTGAAGCTTGGCGACGATCGCGAGGAAGCCGAGCCCCAGGTTCGAAGAGGCCCGCGGGATGCCCACCAGGCCCCGGTACTCGGGCCGCCAGAGGTCCAGCCAGCTCCGGGGCGGCGTCTTGACGAGCTGCGTGTTGTAGGCCAGCCCGATGAGGGAGTACGTCGCGGGAACCCCGTAGCCCTGGCTCTTCCGGGCGAACTCCGGGTACGCGTTCGCGATGTTCGGAATCCGCTCCGGCCTGACCTTCTGGATGTAGCCCTCCTTGATCCCGATGAGGTGCGGCGGCTCGTCGTTCGGCATGGCGTCGTAGGGGCTCACGCCCTGGGCCGCCTTGATCTGGGCCACGACGTCCTGGGACTCGCTGGGGACCAGGCGGATCTTGAGACCCTGATGCCGCTTCTCCATCCGGTCCGCCAGCCAGCGGTGCGGCTCCTGGAGCTTTCCGCCGTAGGTGATGATCACCAGCTCGCGCTCCTGGGCCTCGAGAGTTGGCGACAGACCGCCCCCGAGCGCCGCGGCGCCGGCACCGAGCATCGTCGTGTGGAAAGCCCTGCGCGTGATGGCCATCGCCATCTCTCCTTGTCTCCCCTACGGCCGTGGCTTCTTGAAGAGACTGTCGAAGGCGCGCCGCGCGTCGTCCGGGCGGACCGAACCGGAAGAGACGTCGCGCTCGACCACGACGCGGAGCGAGAAGGACGGGCACTCGTTGCGCGCGACCTTGTCGGAGATGCGCTCGGGAATGGTCTCGGTGCACTCGAAGCGGCGGCCCGGGTCGAAGTGGGCACACTGCTTACACGCGTGCAGCGCCGCCCCGCATCCGGGACACCGGCCGAGGGCATCGATCCCCGGCGGGAGCACGCCTCCGCATTCCGCGCATCGCGATACGGCCCGGCTGCCCAGCGTCCGGGAAGGGCTGGCCGGCGCCGGCCGCTCATTCTTGTCGCGCCGCTCGCCCGGCTTTTGCTGATAGCCCTGCTGTCGATATCTTCTCTCGCTCACGATGATCGTCCTTTCACCATCCTGCTTCGGGGACTCAGACTGGGCCAAGCCTAGCCCCTGGCTCAGGGGTCGTCAAGAAGCGGCGCCGTGCCGGAGGCAGGCGGTTCGGCATTGCAGGTACAATCTCCGCCGTGAGCGCGCGGCGACACCTCCTCGTCCTGCTCGGCCTCGTCGCCGTCCTCCTCTTCGCCGGGCTCGGGGCGACGGCGCTGACGGACCGCGACGAGGGCGCCAACGCCGAGGCGGCCCGCGAGATGCTCGAGCTGCGATCCTGGGTCACGCCCGCCCTGAACTACTTCCCTCGCTTCGTGAAGCCGGCGCTCGTCTACTGGCTGATGGCCGCCGCCTACGCGGCGCTGGGCGCCACCGAGGCCGCCGCCCGGCTCCCGTCCGCCATCGCCGGGGCCGCCCTGGTGGCGATCCAGTACGCATTCGCCCGCTGGGTCTTCGGGTCCGCGATCGCCTTCCGCGCCGCGCTCGTCCTGCTGCTGAGCATCGAGGTGGTGGCGATCGCCCGCATGGCGCTCACCGACGCGGTCCTCGTCGTCTGCACGACCGCCGCCGGCTTCGCCTTTTTTCGCGCCTTTCACGGCGAACCTCCGCGCGGCCGGTGGTACGTGGCGACGTATGCGGCGTTGGGCCTCGGCCTGCTGACCAAGGGACCGGTGGGCGTCCTGGTGCCGGTCCTCGGGATCGCGGCCTACCTGGCGCTCGCCGGCGGATGGCGGCGCGTCTGGCGGGAAGCCCGGCCGGCGTGGGGCCTCGTGCTCCTCCTCGCGGTGGGGGGACCGTGGTACGGCGCGATGCTGTGGACGCACGGCGGGGTCTATCTGGCGCGGGCGCGGGGGGAGACCGTGGGACGCGTCCTCCGCACCGTGACCGGGCCGGGCGGAACCGTGCTCTTCTATGTTCCGGTGCTGCTGATCGGCTTCTTCCCCTGGAGCGCCTTCCTGCCGGGCGCGCTCGTCGGCGCTCTCCGGGGCGCCCGCGCCCGGGCCGCGGCGGATCGGGCGGGCGCAGCGACGGTCTTCACGGCAGCCTGGTTCGTCGCGGGGCTCGCCCTGTTCTCGCTCGTCCCGAGCCGGCTCCCGCACTACGTGGCGCCCCTCTTTCCCGCCGCCGCGCTCCTCGTCGCCGCGGCGTGGCCTGCCGGGGTGCCGCGGCTCGCCCGGGGACTCCTCGCGGCGCTCGGCGTCGGCCTGGGCGGCGGGATCATCGCGGCGGGCCTCATGGGCTCCACGGTCGCGCGCCTGCTGGCGCCGGCCTATCCGGCGGACGCGGGCGCGAGCCTCCCGCCGAGCGTCTACGTGCTCGGAATGCTCGCCCTGGCGATCGGGG from Candidatus Methylomirabilota bacterium carries:
- a CDS encoding glycosyltransferase family 39 protein; translation: MSARRHLLVLLGLVAVLLFAGLGATALTDRDEGANAEAAREMLELRSWVTPALNYFPRFVKPALVYWLMAAAYAALGATEAAARLPSAIAGAALVAIQYAFARWVFGSAIAFRAALVLLLSIEVVAIARMALTDAVLVVCTTAAGFAFFRAFHGEPPRGRWYVATYAALGLGLLTKGPVGVLVPVLGIAAYLALAGGWRRVWREARPAWGLVLLLAVGGPWYGAMLWTHGGVYLARARGETVGRVLRTVTGPGGTVLFYVPVLLIGFFPWSAFLPGALVGALRGARARAAADRAGAATVFTAAWFVAGLALFSLVPSRLPHYVAPLFPAAALLVAAAWPAGVPRLARGLLAALGVGLGGGIIAAGLMGSTVARLLAPAYPADAGASLPPSVYVLGMLALAIGATAALRDAARLFSSLAILTTALLVVGLHVVFPGFSTEFLNPAGELIRTAARLARPCDRLVAVGPYRPSLIFYARRPVTFVGVHDRIWIATLAAAPGRLLVLVPRASVDRLPPALAGLRPLDTRGGYVLLASPPDGC
- a CDS encoding extracellular solute-binding protein, which produces MAITRRAFHTTMLGAGAAALGGGLSPTLEAQERELVIITYGGKLQEPHRWLADRMEKRHQGLKIRLVPSESQDVVAQIKAAQGVSPYDAMPNDEPPHLIGIKEGYIQKVRPERIPNIANAYPEFARKSQGYGVPATYSLIGLAYNTQLVKTPPRSWLDLWRPEYRGLVGIPRASSNLGLGFLAIVAKLHGGAEDRLEPAFSKAKELRPVVGRSPSILTQLVERAEIGIAPLWNNGAATLADKGMPIRFVKPDPGPVAVISFFSEITGTRYPDLVADWLNGILGVDYQAMAADRPYYFGPTVKGVAVPEAAKPYTPATPEEVLQLQTIDWTKIAPVRGQIVERFDREFAS
- a CDS encoding SIS domain-containing protein, which translates into the protein MLADIRRQPECLRRLLGRAGELGRLGATHLAPGPGGAVYAVGCGDGWFAARALTLALGRGAGLPYRAASALDFVVYEAERLTAADRVVAVSMSGDVDRTVEAWEAALARGAGGVALTNGTGGRLGALAPVRVSLELPELAPFLCGTATYTATLLALALLLDGAAGNRPGEPPWRVAESPLREAVTRLPAVIEAVGGAIRDLVAAVVGRGLGGVRFLAAGPHVATADYGAAKLVELTRVPAWSDDVEEFAHRQFWSADPRDLVVYLAPNARTARQAAEGADALAELGFTTVAIETAGTPVPSAAHRLCLPSMPEWLALLVMPVPLQLLGYHLARATGLDPNTRAHLRDDAARFRVSRKLTRRSLVGTGR